In Lycium ferocissimum isolate CSIRO_LF1 chromosome 3, AGI_CSIRO_Lferr_CH_V1, whole genome shotgun sequence, the genomic window tgagagagagagaggaaagcAAATGAATTGCTCCCTCAAAACCGcctttatttccttctttccttctGTATATTTACACCTAATCCCTAAGCAAATATCTTATTTCTGCTTTTAGACCTCAGCACATTGTTTGTTAATACATCTTAAGATTCTAGAAGACTGTAGAAGAGTGAGAGAATTGAAATGGTAATGGAGGATAACGAGAGTTGTGGTAGTAGAATAGTGGATTCTGCACCGACGAACAGCAGGCAACAGAGGAAAAAGTTGGAGGTTTATAATGAGGTTCTTCGTAGACTTAAACAATCTGATAATACTGAGGCTCAACAGCCTGGTTTTGATGATGAGCTTTGGTCTCACTTTAATCGCCTTCCTACTAGGTAACTCTCACTAAGATTTTATATGATTGCTTAATGTATAGACGAATTGGGTTGATTATGCCTAGATttgttcctttttatttttgacaCTTTCATTGTCTTATCGCAGTTAATGTTTTTAGGTTGTATATACTCGTTTCCTTTTGCTAGTGTGAAAAGTTTCAGATCGAAATAAGAGTTAAATGAAGCATGTCAATTTGCTTTTGTTGGTAATTCGTCTGGATTGCAGATACATTTATAGATGTGTTAATATAATGCTTTGGATGCAGGAAGTTGCAAATTATCAATATCTTCTCAAATAAACTGCTGCGTTTTTTCCAGTTTTAATATATTACACGTTTAATAGTCTTATCATCGTTATACagtttatattatttattcTCGTTTCCTTCAACTGGTGAATGTGAAAAGTTTCAGATCGTTGCTTTTGTTGATAATTTGTACATTTATAGATGTGTTAAATATATGTGCTTTGGATGCAGGAAGTTGCAAATTGCCGAACCTTAGTGAATTAAGCTGCTGcgttttttcaaattgatttaCTGATTAAGTTGTTTCTGCATTTAAGGTACGCGTTAGATGTGAATGTTGAGAGTGCAGAAGATGTACTCACGCACAAGCGGTTACTATATCTCGCACATGATCCAGCTAATAGACCTGCCTTTGATGTCCGGCTGGTGCAGGTTAGTTACTTTTGCAGGATAGAACACTAAAATGTTCATGTTTCTAGACTAATGGAATACTAGTAGCTCAGCTATTGGCATATTAATATCATAAgtgcatgcatgatgtgttggaATAGGTAAGGAATTCAGTTTGTAAGGTAAAACATGTGCATCTGTAAAGGTTATACTTTACGACGCATTTCATTGAATTAGATTTCATCAGCTTCCTTCACCTCAACCCCTTCAATTTATGTTTCATCTGCATCCAATGACGTCTCAAGTTTCTgtaatttcatttccatttcattcattttaacTGGATCCTTCATGACAATGCTAATTGCATGCATTTTTTATCTTCTATCTGACTCAAGCTACTTGTACTTGCGTGTTGAATCAAACGTGGCATTATGCAGGTTGCTCCAGTTTCTGATGGAAACTCAATAGATATTGTTCCATTTAATTCTGCAACGAAGGAAATTAGCCGAAGGTACCTTAAAAAACTTTTCTCCATAGGACATCTTACTGTCATTGGGTACTGTTTTTTGGTGCTTTGTCGCATCTGTAAAGTATTCCATCAGTATGACTTCcgtcatttgattattctaaAGTGTTCCCTCCATCTTAATGTGCAGTGTCCTTCCTCTACCTGCCTTTGGTTCTTCCCCTAATCTCGAAGCACTTGCTCTTGAAGCTAGCAAATCTGAAGTTCACGATGAGGACAGTGCTACTGTTACTTGTGGAAATTTGTTACGGTATACAATCttgatattttaatttgttatctTAATTTATGTTTTGTACTCCTCTATCCCTTTAACATGATGACGCCTGAAAAAAGCTTGGAATAAACTGTCCCCCAGTTTGTTGCTGTAATCATTCTCATTGTTATGCTGAAATTTGTGTTTTTAACTCATCGCTATAATGCGTACGCATGACCATCACTCATTTGAAAATTGTGATTACATTAATTTCATCAAGGTGGAAAGCATTTCAACTCTGTTCCCTTTTTCTGCATGCCATTTCTACATATATTTTGGCACCATTACTAACATGGTACATAATTATGACAGGCCCATGCATGAAATTACATTTTCAACTGTTGACAAGCCAAAGCTCCTCAGCCAGGTAGTTGGATGTgcttttattgttattttttgatAGGTAACTGAAAGAATATTATTGATGTGAGGAGGGGGGCAACTTCAAGAAAGAGCTGGACAGAAGTACAGATGTGCTTTATTGTTTGATATACTATTATGCTTGATAGAAATGTACACCCTTGCTGGTGTAGAGGTGGGAGCAAAACTGAGCTTTGATTTGACAGTTAAGACAGCTCATGTTTCTAATATTAAAACCAATGTCTAGTGGTCTACCAACACACGTATAGTTTTTGTTATGTCTGAATCTTAATGGTTCCTTTTCGGGTGTTGGGggttgtggggtggggtggCGGATGGATAGTTATTTGACCAACATACCTGAAGGTACGGACTATTGTGGTTTTATGACAGCAAACTTGTTTTTGGTGACACAATAATTCATAAAAGCCTGCCTGTTCTTTTTGGATTGTGATGTGGTACTATTAGAAGGACTGTATTTTCCGAACTACAAATTTTGCAGCTTATATTAATTCACATATGATTAAAAAAACTGTGAAGCATTAACGAATCCGTTCAATGTGTGACAGTTAACTTCATTACTTGCTGAGCTCGGGCTGAATATCCAGGAAGCACATGTATTTTCCTCTGTTGATGGCTACTCCCTAGATGTTTTCGTTGTTGATGGTTGGCCCTATGAGGTATATTTTCAGCCATTACCTCATTGCTTTTATACTGTTGCAATATCTCCTATTACATCTTTTCACCTAATACGAAGAACTGGTAGATAATGTAACATCTTTTACCTCTATTTAGCTTTTTCTTCTGTCCTTTCTTGGGTATGTAGTAAATATACCACTCTCTAACAGAAGTTATGCAGTTGTTTCATGTTATTATTTGGAAAAACGATTTTTGATAACTTTTCATCTTCAATCTCTAAACTAGGGAGAAGAAAGTACTGGTTCACAAAGTGCTTTTCATTGGCTCATGGAACGGGGCACTTTCTGTAGTTGCTTACTAAGTAAATATTCAGTGTCGTATTTCCATGTGTGTGCATAATTTAGTACCTATCTCTTGAGAAAGAGTGAATAAGTGGCCACTGTTACCTTTCTTGGATAAGTGGGGTTAATGCTTATTTAAGATGACAACTCTATCACTCAATTAAAGGTAAGGATGCTGAGGGATGCTTCTTTTCCTGTGGTCTCATTTCTGGTGGTTTCTTGTCAGGAAATTGAGCAGCTTCGCATGGCACTGAAAAGGGAAATTCTTATTATGATTGAGGTATCTCCTAGTTTTTCCTACCCAAGTTAAGCCTACCAATTTTCAGGAAAATCCTTAGTGCTAATGTCTCAAaactaaaatatgtatatgacaATCGGAATGATTTCATCAAATTTCTAGATTTAACAATTCAATGGGGTTCTTTTTTAGTCTATGGTCAAATTTGTTCCTAATGGTGGTCAGAAATCTCGATGGATTCTATCTGTATGGTCCACTTCTGctgatttatgcatatcatGCTACTGTGGCCTTCTATTGTTGTCAGTCCTTTTGTTGGGACAAGTTTTTGAAGTCCTATGCTAATTTATGTGCTCATATTTTTAAGTTGACACCTGCATCAGTAGGAAATACTATAAACTAATAAATtggtttcccttcccattcatTGACATGAAGCTCCTCATGGATCcacttgtatattttgttaaTACATCTTGAGGTGTAGCTTCTTTGAATGTCCATATAATAGTTGCCAGTAAGTTTGGTTCCAACATACCTCACACAAGTAATCCTCTGAAGATTTGTTCCCCTTCCCTCCATATTCTGGTTTGGTTAGACAAAAGATGTAACCTCAACATAGAGCCACAATTGATTTGCATTTGGATCCATGATAAATTCTTGGATGCTGCTATACATGCTTCTCACCCTTCTCCTTGTTTTTGTTAGTAGTTATAATCCCTTATCTCTATTTGGAGTTGATAAGATTGGAACATAATACTATTTCATTTATTAGATATGCCACTGATCTTTGAAGAGATTTCTACTTAAAAAACGTTGAGTAATTGAAATGGTTTGGTGTCGTATGGTGTCCTCACGTTTGTTATGTTTGTGTCCAAGTTCTCAGTTCCTGGGTGGCCCCTTGAGATCTTGTCAATGGGGAAACCAGCTCTTAACTTTAGATTGTCCCACATTGGTTGAGGAGTGGGTTGTTGTCTCCTTATCTACTTTTTGTAAATTCTtgcctcatgagctagcttttgggttgACTTAGGCCCAAAATCCATTTTCTTAACAAAATATTAGAGCATCCCTATTCAAATGTTAAGCCCTCATGTTATGTTATCCACGGTTGAGTTGTCCAGGGCTCGGCGTGCTGGGGTATTAAGTATCTCACATTGTTCGCGGGTATGAGTTGTTCTCATATGGTCTTAGGAAATCCTCATATCTTGAGCTAGCTCATGCGGTTAGTTAGGGTAAGGTCCATTTTCTTAACAATTATTAGCTATCTCTCGTTCAGTTGTTTGCGAGGAATCTCTTCTTGTTCAGTTGTTTGCTAGGAATCATGTTTCACCGTGCAGTTATGCTTCTGTAACCTGCAGATCTCTACTTTAGGGTATCTATATTGCACACATTCTCAGGACTCATTGTTTTGCTATCTGTATTTAATTTCGTCCGATGGTAGCTGTTGGGTTTCGTTATTAAAATGAAAATTCTGAAATATGGTACCCATTTCCCGAAACACCAAAATTTCCAAGCATAAATTTACATGCCTGGAGAAACTGAAATTACAATAGAAACACTTGCCTGCGAAATGAATGGATTTGTTCGTTTTTACTCTACATGAAACTCTGCAGTTACTAAGAGGTATATTTTGCTTACATGTTTCCACTTTTTGAGAAATATAAGTTTCACCGgtgtgtggcctagtggtcaatgaagttggttgagaaccatgaggtccTGGTTCAGACCCCAGCGGaggcaaaaacactaggtgatttcttcccatctgtccAATCCTTGGTGGACAGAGCGACCCGGTGCCTATGCCAGTGGGAGGTAGCAGGCACCCCGTGGAAGtagtcgaggtgcgcgcaagctggccctgacaccacggttatcaaataaaagaaatataagttTCACCAGTTATTTTGCTTggttttatttaattattgtttAACCAGAGTAGTGCAATGCAGAAATCTTCACCAAGTCAAAGTCCATCAGAATCTTTTAGAAAGGAGACCAAAACAGTGGTCAAATGTGAACTTGATCCCGTGACAATACCTTGTGATGGTATTGATGTCTGGGAAATTGATCATCAGCTTCTGAAGTTCGGAAACAAGATTGCTTCTGGTTCATATGGTGACTTGTAAGTTTGTCATGCACTAAatcatattcatgattcatgattcatttttGGTTTCAAAGCAACTTATTTAGTTATCTGATTTTTTCAGATACAAAGGTACATACTGTAGTCAGGAAGTAGCTATCAAGATCCTCAAATCTGAGCGCTTGAACACAGAATTGCAAAAGGAGTTTGCCCAAGAAGTTTATATCATGAGGTTTGTTGGGTAGCATAGTACCTGTGGAGGTTATGGCTGTTTTATATAAACCTCGACTTCTTTCTCTGTGCTTAGCTTATTATGATCCGACATCTTCATTCTTAGTGGCCAATATCCTTTCCGTCTCTAGTTCTATTATGTCCTGAGATTACTTTTGTATCTTGTGAAGGAGCAACATTTGTGTTATTGCAATAATTGTGGGAGAACTGCTTTTATTTCTATATTGGGCTAGAGTAGGCACCCATTGTTTCCTACTGCTTTTACTGCTGCATGTGTACATGCTGACGTGCATATGTTCCCACCTTGCTGATATTTTAAGAAAGGTCGTATATGTTACCTTCTTTTGCGTTAGGAAAGAGTAGCTTAAAGGAATAACAAAAATTGCTCATATCGGATGATTCACTGTGTTTCAATAATACTTTACATTGCCATTGCTATCATCCCTAATTAATCAGCCAATATTCTCTCCTTTTCTATccatttgttctattttccattCTTGGATGCAATTGGGTGTGTTGGGTAGCCAAGGACTATATATAATTTCAAGATTTAATTCCTCTAACACTTCATTCTATTTTCCATTCTTGGATGCAACTAGGTGTGTTGGGTAGGCAGGACTATATGTAATATCAAGATTTAATTTCTCTGACACTTTATTTTGTCTGTGCTTGTAGAAAAGTTCGTCACAAGAATGTTGTGCAATTCATAGGGGCATGCACTAAACCTCCAAACCTGTGTATAGTGACAGGTATATGAATAGCTTAGTCAGGGACACTTGAGCTTCAGACAGCATATTTTGTTTGAAGGTGTGGTTGTCTTCTCCACATGAATttcttgcttatgattttactttttttccCTTAACTGTAGAGTTTATGTCTGGAGGAAGCGTATATGACTATTTACACAAACAAAAGGGCAGTTTTAAATTTCCTACTTTGCTCAAAGTAGCAATTGATGTATCAAAAGGAATGAATTACCTGCATCAGAATAACATCATACACAGAGACTTGAAGGCTGCCAATCTACTGATGGATGAAAATGAAGTAAGATACTATCTCATTAAGCACAATAATTTAGTAAATGTTTCTTGTCTATGGTATTGCTAGATGTTTTCAGCTGTCAATGTTGTATATTAAGATTGATTAATCTCATAATCTGCACCAGTCCAATTTCTGTCATGACTAAGTGAATATGAGAGTGAATCTTGCTTTAGTAAGTTCTATTCTGTGCAACTTATATTCAACTGCTTAGTATCATGGAGACAACCTCATAGTCCAAAGGATTAGTTCTTCAATTGCATATCGGATAGCCATTGGATATGTCATCCTAGGATTAATTAGACTTTTAGGGGAAAAGTATCTCTACTTATGCTTTattaatatgttttcttttctactCTTTTGCTAAGTGAAGTTATGTTCATCTTATTGATGAACTTCTCTAACTCTGGACGTGTCCAAAATAGAGATACTACAAAGATAACCATGtttgggttttggggttttcaTGGAAATTTCATGCTTTCATTGTAAACATAAGATATGAAAACTTAGCAagaaaatcatctttaatttGAGCATTATCATGAATTTCAAGTTTGACGGGATAGCCGGAAACAGACCTGCATGTTAAATATTAAGGCTATAACTTGTTTAAGAATGGGAAGGGAAAGACAAGGGGGAGGGCCTAAACTCTTCCCAACACTTCGGCGGATAGGGGAAAATAcgtttttctcttgattttcctATGAATTTAGCAGGTAAGCTATAAGCAGGTTCCCTAAGTTGAAATGAGACAAGGAGAGGAACTTATGCTTCAAGGCTGATAATTACTAACTCATAATATACTATACTCTATACAACACATGGAAAAGCTGATTGTGACGAagcaatcaaaatcattactgTCTGATAGCCTCCTTTAGTAAAATTTTTTGGAAGGTTCAAAGAAGTTACTTtgctatgatgtgatgtttactTTCAACTATCTCTTTGTCTGAGAAAGTACAACAGCTCTACCTTTCTATAGAGTCCTAGTCTTAGACTGTGGATGAAAGTGTGAAATGGATTCAGGGTGTTAATTCTCCTTTCATTTCCTAAATTTTGAGTTTTCATCAAATTTTATGAGTACAGTTCGATTAGAGTTAAACCCTTTGGTGAATTTGCTTGGACTAACTACATACTATGTTTTTGGCATGACTTGGTTGGTTGTAGCATTAGTACCTTTTCTTGGATTTTTAATTAGTTCATcctctcaatcttttgaaatcaGTCGGTAAATTTTGAGCATAAAAGTTAGATTTTCAGTTGTTTTGCACTCGACAGTCTGTTTCCATTCTCCTACTTATAGCATAAAAAGATCtgctttaattttttaaatttcttggaAATTTTATGCCTCGTGTCCCTTTTCCCACTTCAAGGACCTAAATGAGCTTGCCAAAGCCATGTAATAGCAAACTATCAATCTTCTCTTCAGCTTTCATTTTCTAATGTCCTTTCATAAATTAtcagttctttctttcttttcttgtagtTTCATCTAAGCCGCTATGCTAATACAACATATTCTGTTTCATATCAACTTTTACCCATTCTCTATTATTTCAGGTTGTTAAAGTGGCTGACTTTGGTGTTGCTAGAGTGAAGGCACAGACTGGCGTCATGACGGCGGAGACTGGGACTTATAGATGGATGTCCCCTGAGGTATGCTTTGGTTGTCAACATTAATGCCCACAGTTTATTTGGTCTTACAACTACTTAAGCTAGCACTGAGCCAGTAAGAAGTGAGCTGTGAGAAGGCAGATTTTGATGCAGCTCTTTAATTTAACAGTGTGCATATTAGATCCAACACCCAAAGGTGATTTGAGAAGAAGAGAGGCGGAAAGGGAGGGAGGGAGAGAGCGAGAGAGAGGAACTATTTGTTCACACAATTGGTCGTTGTACTTGGTTGAAAAGCCGACGGTGAAGCTATAGTGTGTTGGATTATGACCGAACACCTCTAGTCTAGCTTTAGGCTGGTACTTGCTTCTAAGGAGAGGATCAGATTCTCAGTCTCTGAAAAAGGGAAAGGTCAGATTCTTAAGGGAGCTGCAAATTAGACTTCTAGTTTTAGCATTAACTACGGCTTCGCTGAATTTTTATCATGCAATTTGTAATTTTCTTTATCCTACCCAAAAGAAAGTACGTGCATGAGCTTTTTGTTCGAGTAGGCCAAAAGTGGGTCGTACCAAATGCCCTGCATGACATCTGTTTGAGAAGTAGATCAAATACG contains:
- the LOC132049864 gene encoding serine/threonine-protein kinase STY46-like, coding for MVMEDNESCGSRIVDSAPTNSRQQRKKLEVYNEVLRRLKQSDNTEAQQPGFDDELWSHFNRLPTRYALDVNVESAEDVLTHKRLLYLAHDPANRPAFDVRLVQVAPVSDGNSIDIVPFNSATKEISRSVLPLPAFGSSPNLEALALEASKSEVHDEDSATVTCGNLLRPMHEITFSTVDKPKLLSQLTSLLAELGLNIQEAHVFSSVDGYSLDVFVVDGWPYEEIEQLRMALKREILIMIEKSSPSQSPSESFRKETKTVVKCELDPVTIPCDGIDVWEIDHQLLKFGNKIASGSYGDLYKGTYCSQEVAIKILKSERLNTELQKEFAQEVYIMRKVRHKNVVQFIGACTKPPNLCIVTEFMSGGSVYDYLHKQKGSFKFPTLLKVAIDVSKGMNYLHQNNIIHRDLKAANLLMDENEVVKVADFGVARVKAQTGVMTAETGTYRWMSPEVIEHKPYDHKADVFSFGVLLWELMTGKLPYEYLTPLQAAIGVVQKGLRPSIPKHTHPKLAELLEKCWQRDPTSRPDFPEIIEILQQVAKEVADEEDDRRKEEKKSSGGFFSVLRRGHN